One genomic region from Enterobacter hormaechei ATCC 49162 encodes:
- the potG gene encoding putrescine ABC transporter ATP-binding subunit PotG: MNDAIPRPQAKVRKALTPLLEIRNLTKSFDGQHAVDDVSLTIYKGEIFALLGASGCGKSTLLRMLAGFEQPTAGQIVLDGVDLSSVPPYQRPINMMFQSYALFPHMTVEQNIAFGLKQDKLPKAEITARVAEMLSLVHMQEFAKRKPHQLSGGQRQRVALARSLAKRPKLLLLDEPMGALDKKLRDRMQLEVVDILERVGVTCVMVTHDQEEAMTMAGRIAIMNRGKFVQIGEPEEIYEHPTTRYSAEFIGSVNVFEGLLKERQEDGLVIESPGLVHPLKVDSDNSVVDNVPVYVALRPEKIMLCDEPPADGYNFAVGEVVHIAYLGDLSIYHVRLKSGQMLSAQLQNEHRYRKGQPTWGDEVSLCWDADSCVVLTV; this comes from the coding sequence GTGAATGACGCGATCCCCCGCCCGCAGGCGAAAGTCCGTAAAGCGCTGACCCCGCTTCTTGAAATTCGTAACCTCACCAAATCCTTCGATGGCCAGCATGCCGTGGACGATGTCAGCCTGACGATCTATAAAGGTGAAATTTTTGCACTGCTCGGCGCATCCGGCTGCGGTAAATCCACGCTGCTGCGCATGCTCGCCGGGTTTGAACAGCCCACCGCCGGGCAGATCGTGCTGGATGGCGTTGACCTCTCCAGCGTGCCGCCGTACCAGCGGCCCATTAACATGATGTTCCAGTCCTATGCCCTGTTCCCGCACATGACCGTTGAGCAGAACATCGCCTTTGGTCTGAAGCAGGACAAACTGCCGAAAGCCGAAATCACCGCGCGCGTGGCGGAGATGCTGAGCCTGGTGCATATGCAGGAGTTTGCGAAGCGTAAGCCGCACCAGCTCTCCGGCGGCCAGCGCCAGCGTGTCGCGCTGGCAAGAAGTCTGGCGAAGCGTCCGAAATTATTACTGCTCGACGAGCCGATGGGCGCGCTGGATAAAAAGCTGCGCGACCGTATGCAGCTGGAAGTGGTGGATATCCTTGAGCGCGTGGGAGTGACCTGCGTGATGGTGACCCACGACCAGGAAGAGGCGATGACCATGGCCGGGCGCATTGCGATCATGAATCGCGGTAAGTTCGTGCAGATTGGCGAGCCGGAAGAGATTTACGAACACCCGACAACCCGCTACAGCGCGGAGTTCATCGGCTCGGTAAACGTCTTCGAAGGGCTGCTGAAGGAACGTCAGGAAGACGGCCTGGTGATTGAATCGCCAGGGCTGGTGCACCCGCTTAAGGTTGACTCGGATAACTCTGTGGTGGACAACGTGCCGGTTTATGTTGCCCTGCGCCCGGAAAAAATCATGCTTTGCGATGAGCCGCCCGCCGATGGCTATAACTTTGCCGTGGGCGAAGTGGTCCACATTGCCTATCTTGGCGATCTGTCGATTTACCATGTGCGCCTGAAAAGCGGGCAGATGCTCAGCGCCCAGTTGCAGAACGAGCACCGGTATCGCAAGGGACAGCCAACCTGGGGCGATGAAGTAAGCCTCTGCTGGGATGCGGACAGTTGCGTAGTCCTGACGGTATAA
- a CDS encoding YbjO family protein: MFFREVKTVGFLQKTRHSHARPNVPALVQVAALAIIMIRCLDVLMIMNTLGPRGMGEFIHRSAQTWNLTLVFLSSLMLVFIEIYCAFSLVKGRNWARWVYLLTQITAASYLWAASLGYGYPELFSIPGESRREIFHSLVMQKLPDMLVLFLLFAPASSRRFFRLQ, translated from the coding sequence CTGTTTTTCAGGGAAGTAAAAACAGTGGGATTCTTACAAAAAACACGTCATTCGCACGCTCGTCCGAACGTCCCTGCGCTGGTGCAGGTGGCGGCGCTCGCCATTATTATGATCCGCTGCCTGGATGTGCTGATGATAATGAACACGCTGGGGCCGCGCGGAATGGGGGAATTTATTCACCGCAGCGCGCAAACGTGGAATCTGACGCTGGTGTTTCTCAGCAGCCTGATGCTGGTGTTTATTGAGATCTACTGCGCGTTCTCGCTGGTGAAAGGGCGTAACTGGGCGCGCTGGGTCTATCTGCTGACGCAGATCACCGCCGCCAGCTATCTGTGGGCCGCCTCGCTGGGCTATGGCTATCCGGAACTGTTCAGCATACCCGGTGAGTCACGACGTGAGATTTTCCATTCACTGGTGATGCAAAAACTGCCGGATATGCTGGTCCTGTTCCTGCTATTTGCACCAGCCTCGAGCCGGCGGTTCTTCCGCCTGCAATAA
- the potH gene encoding putrescine ABC transporter permease PotH, with amino-acid sequence MSTLEPPARVKKPGGFAPWLARMQMVHGRKLVIAMPYIWLILLFLLPFLIVFKISLAEMARAIPPYTDLWEWADGQLTLTLNLGNFLQLTDDPLYFEAYLQSLQVAAISTICCLLMGYPLAWAVAHSKPSTRNILLLLVILPSWTSFLIRVYAWMGILKNNGILNNFLLWLGVIDQPLTILHTNLAVYIGIVYAYLPFMVLPIYTALTRIDYSLVEASLDLGARPLKTFFSVIVPLTKGGIIAGSMLVFIPAVGEFVIPELLGGPDSIMIGRVLWQEFFNNRDWPVASAVAIVMLLLLIVPIMWFHKHQQKQMGDHG; translated from the coding sequence ATGAGCACACTTGAACCTCCAGCCCGCGTCAAAAAACCGGGCGGTTTCGCGCCCTGGCTGGCGCGCATGCAGATGGTGCATGGCCGCAAGCTGGTCATCGCCATGCCCTATATCTGGCTGATCCTGCTGTTTCTGCTGCCGTTCCTGATCGTCTTTAAGATCAGCCTGGCGGAGATGGCGCGGGCAATCCCACCGTATACCGACCTGTGGGAGTGGGCTGACGGCCAGCTGACGCTGACCTTAAACCTCGGTAACTTCCTGCAACTGACCGACGATCCGCTCTATTTCGAAGCCTATTTGCAGTCGTTACAGGTTGCAGCTATTTCAACGATCTGCTGTTTGCTGATGGGCTACCCGCTGGCGTGGGCGGTGGCGCACAGTAAGCCGTCGACGCGAAATATTTTACTGCTGCTGGTCATTCTACCGTCGTGGACGTCGTTCCTGATCCGCGTGTACGCGTGGATGGGGATCCTGAAAAATAACGGCATACTGAATAACTTTCTGCTGTGGCTGGGGGTGATCGACCAGCCGCTGACTATCCTGCACACTAATCTTGCGGTGTATATCGGGATTGTCTATGCCTATCTGCCGTTTATGGTGCTGCCGATCTATACGGCGCTGACGCGGATCGATTACTCGCTGGTGGAAGCCTCGCTGGATCTCGGCGCACGTCCGCTGAAAACCTTTTTTAGCGTCATTGTGCCGCTGACCAAGGGCGGGATCATTGCCGGGTCGATGCTGGTGTTTATCCCGGCGGTCGGGGAGTTTGTGATCCCGGAACTGCTCGGCGGCCCGGACAGCATCATGATTGGCCGTGTGCTGTGGCAGGAGTTCTTCAATAACCGCGACTGGCCAGTGGCCTCGGCGGTGGCGATCGTGATGTTACTGCTGCTGATCGTGCCGATCATGTGGTTCCACAAACACCAGCAGAAACAGATGGGAGACCACGGATGA
- the potI gene encoding putrescine ABC transporter permease PotI, translating to MNNLPVVRSPWRIAILVIGFTFLYAPMLMLVIYSFNSSKLVTVWAGWSTRWYSELFHDDAMMSAVGLSLTIAALAATMACVLGTIAALVMVRFGRFRGANGFAFMITAPLVMPDVITGLSLLLLFVALAHAIGWPADRGMLTIWLAHVTFCTAYVAVVISSRLRELDRSIEEAAMDLGATPLKVFFIITLPMIMPAVISGWLLAFTLSLDDLVIASFVSGPGATTLPMLVFSSVRMGVNPEINALASIILGVVGIVGFIAWYLMARAEKQRVRDIQRARRG from the coding sequence ATGAACAACTTACCGGTAGTACGCTCCCCGTGGCGCATTGCGATCCTCGTTATCGGCTTTACCTTCCTGTATGCGCCGATGCTGATGCTGGTGATCTACTCATTCAACAGCTCTAAGCTGGTGACCGTCTGGGCGGGCTGGTCGACGCGCTGGTACAGCGAGTTGTTCCACGATGATGCGATGATGAGCGCGGTGGGGCTGAGCCTGACCATTGCAGCGCTGGCGGCGACGATGGCCTGCGTACTGGGCACGATCGCCGCGCTGGTGATGGTGCGCTTTGGCCGTTTCCGCGGCGCAAATGGTTTTGCGTTTATGATCACCGCCCCGCTGGTGATGCCGGACGTGATCACCGGCCTGTCGCTGCTGCTGCTGTTTGTTGCCCTGGCGCACGCCATTGGCTGGCCGGCGGATCGCGGGATGCTCACCATCTGGCTGGCGCACGTGACCTTCTGTACCGCGTACGTGGCGGTGGTGATCTCCTCGCGGCTGCGCGAGCTGGATCGCTCTATTGAAGAGGCGGCGATGGATCTCGGCGCAACGCCGCTGAAGGTCTTTTTCATCATCACGCTGCCGATGATTATGCCCGCGGTGATCTCCGGCTGGCTGCTGGCGTTCACGCTCTCGCTCGACGATCTGGTTATCGCCAGCTTTGTGTCGGGGCCGGGCGCGACGACGCTGCCGATGCTGGTCTTCTCCAGCGTGCGGATGGGGGTGAATCCGGAGATCAACGCCCTGGCCTCCATCATTCTTGGCGTGGTCGGAATTGTCGGATTTATCGCCTGGTATTTGATGGCGCGCGCGGAAAAACAGCGAGTGCGCGATATCCAGCGTGCAAGACGCGGCTGA